A window of Pseudomonas putida genomic DNA:
CGCAGCGGCAAGCCGGTGCCGGCCGCCAACTTCCATGTGACATTGCTATTCCTTGGTGATGTGGATACCGCCCAGGTGCCAGCAATTTGCGCGGCGGTCGATCAGCTGGCGCTGCCGGCGACGGCACCACGGCTATTGCTGGACCGCTTGCAGGCGTGGCAGCGGGCCAGCGCCCTGGTGCTGGAGGCGCAGCACACGCCACCAGCCCTGTTGCAACTGGTGTACAGCTTGCAGCAGGCGCTGCTGCCGTTGGGGGTGGAAGCGGCCGACCGCGAATATCGCCCGCACCTGACGCTGGCCAGGGACTACCGTGGCCAGCCGCCAGAGGCCGGCAGCGCGCCGGATTTCTACCTCGCTGCCCGCCATTTCACACTGTATGAGTCGCGCAAGGGCGCTTACTGGCCGTTGGCGCAATGGCCGCTGTCGAGCTGATTCAGGCCGTGACCTCGCTGCTGAAGACCCGCTCGACCCAGCCTTCTTGTGTCTTCAAG
This region includes:
- the thpR gene encoding RNA 2',3'-cyclic phosphodiesterase — protein: MIQDARPSGTPFKRLFFALPVSDAQRRALAQWRRGLNLRSGKPVPAANFHVTLLFLGDVDTAQVPAICAAVDQLALPATAPRLLLDRLQAWQRASALVLEAQHTPPALLQLVYSLQQALLPLGVEAADREYRPHLTLARDYRGQPPEAGSAPDFYLAARHFTLYESRKGAYWPLAQWPLSS